The genomic interval CCGAGGTGCTGCGGGTGCACCGGCGGGTGTCCCGGCGGGCGGCCCGCGCACGTGCCGTCGAGGTGCTGGACCGGGTGGGGATCGCGGACGCGGCGCGCCGGTCACGGGCACGGCCGCACGAGTTCAGCGGCGGCATGCGGCAGCGTGCGCTGATCGCGATGGCGCTCGCCTGCGAGCCGCGACTGCTGATCGCCGACGAGCCCACCACCGCCCTCGACGTCACCGTGCAGGCCCAGATCCTGGACCTGCTGCACGGGCTGCGACGCGAGGAGGGCATGGGGCTGCTCCTGGTCACCCACGACGTGGGCGTGGCCGCGGAGAGCGTCGACGAGGTCCTCGTGATGCGCGAGGGGCGGGCGGTGGAACGCGGCCCCGTCACCGACGTGCTGGGCGCGCCCCGCCGGACGTACACCAGGACGCTTCTGGAGGCCGTGCCGCGCCTGGACGGCCCCCTCGACCGGGTGCCGGTGACCGTGGGCCACGGGGAGCCGGTGCTCGAAGCCGTCGGCCTGCACAAGGAGTTCCGGCAGGGCCGCAGGACCGTCACCGCCGTCGACGACGTGTCGCTGACCGTGCACCGGGGCGAGACCCTGGGCATCGTCGGCGAGAGCGGCAGCGGCAAGACCACGCTCGGGCGGATGCTGGTGCGCCTGCTGGAGCCCACTTCGGGCCGACTGCGTTACGGGGGTGCGGAGTTCGGCTCGAAGAGCGCGACGGGTGTGCAGATGGTGTTCCAGGATCCCGTCGCCTCCCTCAACCCGCGCCGCAGCATCGGGGAGGCCGTCGCCGACCCGCTGCGGGCGGCCGGGGAACGCGACGAGAAGGTGCTCAGGGACCGGGTGCGGGAGCTGCTGGAGCGGGTCGGGCTCGACCCGGACCGCTACGACCGCTATCCGCACGAGTTCAGCGGCGGGCAGCGCCAGCGCGTCGGCATCGCCCGCGCGCTCGCGCCGTCCCCGGGGCTGGTGGTGTGCGACGAGCCCGTCTCCGCGCTGGACGTCACCACGCAGGCCCAAGTGATCGCCCTGCTCGGCGAGTTGCAGCGGGACCTGGGGCTTTCGCTGGTCTTCGTCGCGCACGACCTGTCCGTCGTACGGCAGGTCAGCGACCGGATCGCGGTCATGCACCAGGGCCGGATCGTCGAGCAGGGCACCGTCGCCGAGGTCTACGGCGCGCCCACCGAGACGTACACGAAGGCGCTCCTGGCGGCCGTGCCCACACTCGACCCGGTGCTCGCTGCGGTGCGCAGGGCGGCCCGCAGGGAGCTGGTCCCGGCCTGATCCCGCCCCTCTCCCGGGAGGGCCGGGCCCGCGGTGCGTCTCCTCCCGCAGGAGGAGACGCACCGGGCCGACGGTCCCGGGCGGCGGGGCGGGCGGGACCGGGGTCCTCGTGCCCGGGGGCGATGTGCCGCACCGGGCCGCGTTCCTAGTGTCGGGGGCACCGACCCCCGACTGCCTACGGAGTCCCGTGTCCCCTCGCCACCCCGCCCTGCTCCGCGCCTGCGTCGTCGGATGGGCCCTCACCGC from Streptomyces sp. NBC_00237 carries:
- a CDS encoding ABC transporter ATP-binding protein, with product MSENSGNSGNNGNGTNGTNGANSANFVVEVEGLSVTFPGDTADQDVAAVRDLSFSLPEGGALALVGESGSGKSATAFALLGLHRGTDARVEGSLKVAGVDVGGASDAELRALRGAKAAMVFQDPLSSLDPYYAVGDQIAEVLRVHRRVSRRAARARAVEVLDRVGIADAARRSRARPHEFSGGMRQRALIAMALACEPRLLIADEPTTALDVTVQAQILDLLHGLRREEGMGLLLVTHDVGVAAESVDEVLVMREGRAVERGPVTDVLGAPRRTYTRTLLEAVPRLDGPLDRVPVTVGHGEPVLEAVGLHKEFRQGRRTVTAVDDVSLTVHRGETLGIVGESGSGKTTLGRMLVRLLEPTSGRLRYGGAEFGSKSATGVQMVFQDPVASLNPRRSIGEAVADPLRAAGERDEKVLRDRVRELLERVGLDPDRYDRYPHEFSGGQRQRVGIARALAPSPGLVVCDEPVSALDVTTQAQVIALLGELQRDLGLSLVFVAHDLSVVRQVSDRIAVMHQGRIVEQGTVAEVYGAPTETYTKALLAAVPTLDPVLAAVRRAARRELVPA